The following coding sequences lie in one Benincasa hispida cultivar B227 chromosome 6, ASM972705v1, whole genome shotgun sequence genomic window:
- the LOC120079261 gene encoding uncharacterized protein LOC120079261 yields MAADSETEAKIDRLCRQMEEFGFCSQTFHANLKGWSTDYTGLTQIANNQAYINVTNTLGYIEQLLATVSDLAMKNDLIVCENAYRIVKEAFGEGIRLFSQGDYRGMLNSERIAPRAQASCDSIFSTPPAKQSPLVERNREMRILIAMAIVSGSCIA; encoded by the exons ATGGCTGCTGACAGTGAAACTGAAGCTAAAATCGACAGATTGTGTCGTCAAATGGAGGAATTTGGGTTTTGCAGCCAAACGTTCCATGCAAATTTGAAAGGTTGGTCAACAGACTATACAGGGCTAACTCAAATAGCCAACAATCAAGCCTATATCAATGTAACCAATACACTTGG ATATATTGAACAGCTTTTGGCAACCGTAAGTGATCTAGCAATGAAGAACGACTTGATAGTATGTGAAAATGCATATAGGATAGTGAAGGAAGCATTTGGTGAAGGGATTAGGTTGTTCTCACAAGGAGATTACAGAGGAATGTTGAACTCTGAGAGGATTGCACCAAGAGCACAAGCAAGTTGTGATTCCATTTTCAGCACaccacctgcaaaacaaagccCATTGGTTGAGAGGAATAGGGAGATGAGGATTCTCATTGCCATGGCTATAGTATCTGGTTCTTGCATTGCATAA
- the LOC120079055 gene encoding trafficking protein particle complex subunit 4 yields the protein MAAIYSLYIINKSGGLIFYKDYGSAGRMDTNDSLRVASLWHSMHAISQQLSPIAGCSGVELLEADTFDLHCFQSLTGTKFFVVCEPGTQHMESLLKYIYELYTDFVLKNPFYEMEMPIRCELFDINLAQAVQKDRVALLGR from the exons ATGGCAGCAATTTACAGCCTCTACATCATCAACAAATCTGGTGGTTTGATCTTCTACAAG gATTATGGGTCTGCTGGACGAATGGATACAAATGATAGCTTGAGAGTGGCGAGTTTATGGCATTCTATGCATGCCATTTCCCAGCAGCTTTCGCCTATAGCCGGTTGTTCGGGTGTCGAACTTCTTGAAGCCGACACATTCGACCTCCATTGCTTCCAGTCACTTACTG GGACAAAGTTTTTTGTTGTGTGTGAGCCTGGGACTCAGCACATGGAGAGTCTTCTGAAGTACATTTATGAGCTATACACAGATTTTGTCTTGAAGAATCCATTCTATGAGATGGAGATGCCTATACGGTGTGAGCTTTTTGACATCAACCTAGCACAGGCAGTGCAAAAAGATCGTGTTGCTTTGCTTGGCCGATGA
- the LOC120079260 gene encoding UPF0481 protein At3g47200-like: MTSKLRTWQKVATEVNQQHCGNIVMSIEKKLKRLSPVTANSNIYQVTKALREMNPKAYAPQLISIGPLHHGTRKDLIANEQYKLHGFMNFLRRMNNNMIESMDHVGFPQTRTLNVLVEKAHCWVKEARNCYATPIKMKEEEFVTMMLVDACFIVEFFILKFDDCHPNCKFVQIQENVDISFYEGIEMDIPDDLIKLENQVPFFLLRSLFDLIPKHNVPLISSFKDDKNYLPHCTLKFGLVRESHEIDLNEEPEHLPTKNKSEKVGSIPPSITELYEAGVTIKKAKNTKYMRDITFKNGVLEIPPLHIYDDFELMLRNMVAFEQFNAANRNKYVTQYVLFLDHLISTEKDVHLLMKAGIIINNIGGCGKEVSDLFNNLGKFVTESSSSHFDPISEALRKHCNRRWNKTRASLKHDYFNTPWAWVSFSAAALVIFLNILQTFFAFVSACC, from the exons ATGACAAGTAAACTCAGAACGTGGCAGAAAGTAGCTACTGAGGTTAATCAACAACATTGTGGGAATATTGTGATGTCCATAGAAAAAAAGTTGAAACGACTATCTCCGGTTACTGCAAATAGCAACATCTATCAAGTTACCAAAGCGCTACGGGAGATGAATCCTAAAGCCTATGCCCCTCAACTCATTTCCATTGGCCCCCTCCACCATGGTACTCGAAAGGATTTGATAGCCAATGAACAGTATAAGCTTCATGGTTTTATGAACTTTCTACGTCGTATGAATAATAACATGATTGAATCAATGGATCATGTGGGGTTTCCTCAAACCAGAACATTGAATGTCCTTGTGGAGAAAGCTCATTGTTGGGTGAAAGAAGCCCGCAATTGCTATGCAACACCCATAAAGATGAAGGAAGAGGAGTTTGTTACAATGATGCTTGTGGATGCATGTTTCATAGTTGAGTTTTTTATACTAAAATTTGATGACTGTCATCCAAATTGTAAGTTCGTTCAAATTCAAGAAAATGTAGATATTTCATTCTACGAAGGAATAGAAATGGATATACCCGATGActtgataaaattggaaaatcaagttcctttctttcttcttcgaAGTCTGTTTGACCTAATACCGAAACACAATGTCCCCCTCATCTCCTCTTTCAAAGATGATAAAAATT ATCTTCCACACTGTACTCTTAAGTTTGGGTTGGTGCGTGAAAGCCATGAGATCGATTTGAATGAAGAACCAGAGCACTTG CCTACTAAGAACAAGAGTGAGAAAGTGGGCTCGATTCCTCCATCCATAACTGAGCTCTACGAGGCTGGTGTCACCATCAAGAAGGCAAAAAATACCAAATATATGAGGGACATAACCTTTAAAAATGGGGTTCTGGAAATCCCTCCTTTACATATTTATGATGACTTCGAACTTATGCTGCGAAACATGGTAGCATTTGAGCAATTCAATGCAGCAAATAGGAACAAGTATGTGACCCAATATGTCTTATTTCTGGATCATTTGATAAGTACAGAGAAAGACGTGCATTTACTTATGAAGGCCGGAATCATAATCAATAATATTGGCGGTTGTGGTAAAGAAGTTTCAGATCTGTTTAACAACCTCGGTAAATTTGTCACAGAATCAAGTTCTTCCCACTTTGATCCTATCAGTGAAGCTTTGCGTAAGCACTGTAATAGAAGGTGGAACAAGACCCGAGCTTCACTCAAACATGACTATTTCAACACGCCATGGGCCTGGGTTTCCTTCTCTGCTGCAGCCTTAGTAATTTTTCTCAACATCCTTCAAACTTTTTTCGCTTTCGTCTCTGCATGTTGTTAA
- the LOC120079054 gene encoding uncharacterized protein LOC120079054, with product MAFSAYSSQLLTLFLILVIIYPALGDPATQQRIDRICRQNEDYGFCNRTFNENLRVPADYIALTLIANDQVLRNTSNTYQFIVELQASTDDPATRAALETCRIGCSQVRQAFVQAISYFNQKDYGNMVEVERAAPRGEAFCRPPTPESPLIERKRELRILIAMAVVAGHILAT from the coding sequence ATGGCTTTCTCAGCATATTCTTCACAACTGCTAACCTTGTTCCTCATTCTCGTCATCATTTACCCTGCTTTGGGAGATCCGGCAACACAGCAAAGGATTGATCGAATATGCCGTCAAAATGAGGATTATGGGTTTTGCAACAGAACCTTCAATGAAAACCTAAGAGTTCCAGCAGATTATATTGCCCTGACCTTGATAGCAAATGACCAAGTTCTGAGAAACACTTCCAATACCTATCAGTTCATTGTGGAACTTCAAGCCAGCACTGATGATCCAGCAACAAGAGCTGCTCTCGAGACTTGCAGAATTGGTTGCAGCCAGGTCAGGCAGGCGTTTGTACAGGCAATTTCTTACTTCAATCAGAAAGACTATGGCAATATGGTTGAGGTTGAACGAGCAGCGCCAAGAGGAGAGGCTTTCTGTAGACCACCAACGCCAGAGAGCCCGTTGATTGAGAGGAAGAGGGAATTGAGGATCCTCATTGCAATGGCTGTGGTTGCAGGTCATATTCTCGCCACTTGA